From the genome of Thermogutta terrifontis, one region includes:
- a CDS encoding IS630 family transposase, producing the protein MIPPEADAEFAAQMEEVLEVYCRPYDPLHPVVCMDEQPVQLVKEVRRPIPATRGHARRVDYEYERAGTAAIFLFCEPLVGWRQATARERRTKSDWATEVAALLDGRYADCERITLICDNLNTHTKGAFYEVFPAERARQYVRRIEFVYTPKHGSWLNVAECELSCLTRQCLAGRRVGELRLLQEEIAAWSGDLNARQRGVDWQMTAEDARCKLKSVYPKIIL; encoded by the coding sequence GTGATACCGCCGGAGGCGGATGCGGAGTTTGCCGCTCAGATGGAAGAGGTGCTGGAAGTGTATTGTCGGCCGTATGATCCGTTGCATCCGGTCGTTTGCATGGACGAGCAGCCGGTGCAGTTGGTGAAGGAAGTGCGGCGTCCGATTCCGGCGACGAGAGGGCATGCCCGGCGAGTGGATTACGAGTATGAACGAGCGGGGACGGCGGCGATCTTCCTGTTTTGCGAGCCCTTGGTCGGTTGGCGTCAGGCAACGGCGCGGGAACGTCGGACGAAGAGTGACTGGGCCACGGAGGTGGCGGCGCTTTTGGACGGGCGTTACGCGGACTGTGAGCGGATCACGCTGATCTGCGACAACCTGAACACGCACACGAAAGGGGCGTTTTACGAGGTGTTCCCAGCGGAGCGGGCTCGTCAGTACGTTCGTCGCATTGAGTTTGTTTACACGCCGAAACACGGCAGTTGGCTGAACGTGGCGGAGTGCGAGTTGAGCTGTTTGACCCGGCAGTGTCTAGCGGGGCGTCGTGTGGGAGAGTTACGTCTTCTTCAGGAGGAAATTGCGGCGTGGTCGGGAGACCTAAACGCTCGGCAGCGGGGTGTCGACTGGCAAATGACCGCGGAAGATGCCCGCTGCAAACTGAAGTCTGTTTATCCCAAAATTATCCTGTGA
- the ruvA gene encoding Holliday junction branch migration protein RuvA has product MITQIEGELVRLTEEAATVRIGPLHCEVLIPEYTRRQLQALLHQRVVLHTIFYLEGGVNAGKLSPRLIGFLSEIEREFFDLLCSVDGMGVKKALRAMSHPVNEIATAIEQQDHRFLASLPGVGPATAERIVAKLRRKMPKFALWVTQQKVTEESLVEPDVISQTYETLLVLGHSESEARRLIDSVLSRKKKFSSVDEMLHAIYERQSQQGSRTA; this is encoded by the coding sequence TTGATCACACAAATCGAGGGCGAGCTGGTGCGACTCACGGAGGAAGCGGCCACCGTGCGGATCGGGCCCCTCCACTGCGAGGTCCTCATCCCGGAATACACGCGGCGGCAGCTTCAGGCGCTCTTGCACCAGCGGGTGGTCCTGCACACGATCTTTTATCTCGAAGGCGGTGTCAATGCGGGAAAGCTCAGCCCCCGCCTGATCGGTTTCCTCTCCGAAATCGAGCGGGAGTTCTTCGACCTCTTATGCTCCGTGGACGGCATGGGGGTGAAAAAGGCCCTCCGCGCTATGTCGCATCCCGTCAATGAAATCGCCACCGCGATCGAACAGCAGGACCACCGTTTTCTGGCGAGCCTGCCGGGAGTGGGTCCGGCGACCGCGGAACGCATTGTCGCCAAACTGCGACGCAAAATGCCCAAGTTCGCCCTTTGGGTGACCCAGCAAAAGGTCACCGAGGAGTCCCTCGTCGAACCCGACGTCATCTCCCAGACATACGAAACGCTCCTTGTCCTGGGACACAGCGAAAGCGAAGCCCGGCGGTTGATCGACTCTGTCCTCAGCCGTAAAAAGAAGTTCAGCAGCGTGGACGAGATGCTCCACGCCATTTACGAGCGGCAATCTCAACAGGGAAGCAGGACGGCGTGA
- a CDS encoding RAMP superfamily CRISPR-associated protein, with translation MPHSLWSPDTSRRIIARIVVEGDLILQTPAHFSNGDTDELTDMPLLVDPLDGKTALLTGASIAGALRSYLRDREHGYGRPADPNSASVLLFGSLKGDDDGEQSPLIVDDALGKQGTFGIEMRDGVRIDPKSRTAQQHRLFDLQLWPAGTTFPLRFELLIREGDDASALKRALATALAGFNDGGITLGARKRRGYGRVSVAGWRVKTYDLTHADELLDWIEHGDEPLTNVTPVADIVTALDIAALVDDQREFFHISATFLLDGSLLIRSGSGQDDRGPDMVHLHARQADGTRKPVLSGTSLAGALRTRALKIANTLDTSHNRTRAEALVDAMFGADMDKVQKRRQQGDTGATPFASRVMVTETVMQNVKTDLVQHRVSIDRFTGGARETALFSEQPAFGGNDTNVTIDLRLVNPTDHEIGLLLLLLKDLWTGDLPLGGESSVGRGRLSGERATLTLQRNGAPITWKIITSGHGLTIVGDRNQLERFVAALNRHLQEVKT, from the coding sequence ATGCCCCACTCCCTCTGGTCGCCTGACACATCGCGGCGAATCATCGCCCGTATTGTGGTTGAGGGAGATCTGATCCTCCAGACCCCTGCGCATTTCAGCAATGGCGACACTGACGAGTTAACCGATATGCCGCTCCTGGTAGATCCCCTTGACGGCAAAACGGCGTTGTTGACGGGCGCTTCGATCGCTGGAGCATTGCGAAGTTACCTCCGCGACCGCGAGCATGGATATGGACGGCCCGCCGATCCTAATTCAGCCAGTGTCCTGCTCTTTGGGAGCTTGAAAGGCGATGACGACGGGGAACAGAGCCCGCTCATCGTGGACGACGCGCTGGGAAAACAGGGAACATTTGGCATCGAGATGCGAGACGGAGTCAGGATTGATCCCAAAAGCCGTACCGCGCAACAGCATAGGTTATTTGATCTGCAACTGTGGCCGGCGGGCACGACCTTTCCGCTGCGGTTTGAGTTACTCATCCGCGAAGGGGATGATGCTTCCGCTTTGAAGCGCGCCTTGGCAACTGCGCTCGCGGGATTCAACGATGGGGGCATCACGCTGGGCGCACGCAAACGGCGCGGCTACGGACGGGTGAGCGTTGCGGGATGGCGGGTCAAGACGTATGACTTGACCCACGCTGATGAGCTGCTCGATTGGATTGAGCATGGTGACGAACCGCTGACAAACGTTACGCCTGTTGCCGACATTGTAACCGCCCTGGACATTGCCGCCTTGGTGGATGATCAGCGCGAGTTCTTCCATATCTCCGCTACGTTCTTGCTCGATGGCTCACTGCTCATTCGGTCCGGCAGTGGGCAGGACGATCGGGGACCGGACATGGTGCACCTCCACGCGCGGCAGGCGGACGGGACCCGAAAGCCAGTCTTGTCCGGGACGAGCCTCGCCGGAGCGCTACGGACGCGAGCGCTGAAGATAGCCAATACATTGGACACTTCTCACAATAGGACACGTGCAGAAGCATTGGTTGATGCAATGTTTGGAGCGGACATGGACAAAGTGCAGAAGCGCAGGCAACAGGGCGATACAGGCGCAACACCATTTGCCAGCCGCGTCATGGTCACCGAGACCGTCATGCAAAATGTGAAAACGGATCTCGTCCAACACCGTGTCAGCATAGACCGCTTCACCGGCGGCGCGAGAGAGACTGCGCTGTTTAGCGAGCAGCCCGCATTTGGTGGCAATGATACAAACGTTACCATTGACCTGCGCTTGGTAAACCCGACGGACCACGAGATCGGCTTGCTCCTGCTGCTACTCAAGGACCTGTGGACAGGCGATTTGCCCTTAGGAGGCGAGAGCAGCGTCGGAAGGGGACGGCTTAGCGGAGAACGGGCAACACTCACGCTCCAGCGCAACGGAGCACCCATAACTTGGAAGATTATCACCAGTGGACATGGACTGACCATTGTCGGCGACCGTAATCAACTCGAGCGATTTGTCGCCGCACTCAATCGGCACTTGCAGGAGGTAAAGACGTGA
- a CDS encoding sugar phosphate isomerase/epimerase family protein, whose translation MEKWPIGVFASIDAGLGVQLPVARELGVPTIHLHTPKKESRTPQRAQEFLQQLKDFGLTITVVFAGFEGESYADIPTTARTVGLVPPDTREERKRELLEIADFAKMLGVDAVGLHVGFIPHDRNDPNYQAVKQALQEACDHCARQGQRIHLETGQETAEALLQFLEDVGRDNLFINFDPANMILYGTGDPIPALKKVGRYVRSVHCKDAKWAAQPGKEWGTEVPFGTGDVNAELFLRTLAEIGYDGPLTIEREIPQEPERQKAEIGHAIRVIQEIKQKIFGSSS comes from the coding sequence GTGGAAAAGTGGCCAATCGGTGTCTTTGCCAGTATTGACGCAGGCTTGGGCGTGCAGCTTCCGGTGGCCCGGGAACTGGGTGTCCCCACCATCCATCTCCATACCCCCAAAAAGGAATCACGCACCCCGCAACGGGCTCAGGAATTTCTGCAACAATTGAAGGATTTCGGCCTGACGATCACCGTGGTGTTCGCGGGATTCGAAGGCGAAAGCTACGCCGACATTCCCACCACGGCTCGCACCGTCGGTCTGGTCCCGCCCGATACCCGTGAAGAACGGAAACGTGAACTTCTGGAAATCGCCGACTTTGCCAAAATGCTGGGCGTCGATGCCGTTGGCCTGCACGTGGGATTTATTCCCCATGACCGCAACGACCCCAACTATCAGGCGGTGAAGCAGGCGTTGCAAGAAGCCTGCGATCACTGTGCACGGCAGGGCCAGCGAATTCACCTAGAAACCGGTCAGGAAACCGCCGAAGCCCTCCTTCAGTTTCTGGAAGACGTGGGGCGCGATAACCTGTTCATCAATTTTGATCCCGCCAACATGATTCTGTATGGGACGGGCGATCCCATCCCCGCCCTCAAAAAGGTCGGCCGATATGTGCGGAGCGTCCACTGCAAGGACGCCAAGTGGGCCGCCCAACCGGGAAAAGAATGGGGAACCGAAGTCCCCTTCGGCACCGGCGATGTCAACGCCGAATTGTTCCTCCGCACTCTGGCCGAAATCGGTTATGATGGACCTTTGACCATCGAACGCGAAATCCCCCAGGAGCCGGAGCGCCAGAAGGCGGAGATCGGCCACGCCATTCGGGTGATCCAGGAAATCAAACAGAAAATCTTCGGTTCCTCATCCTGA
- the csx19 gene encoding CRISPR-associated protein Csx19, which translates to MKREIISRPAVVEPITDCSISDVKVWLQTQAIQHNLRWLLAHADDGVIWGELRDGQLVTSDSVVPEVSPPLRAETLQQARLFAIHAELLLWRDGDNRWRARLIRDAAEGEDYAFTDAIDEPQILWGTDPQPLANGFTLMSDGAQGLRHAIPLAVRGKFDESSRPLRLWVRHYLQDDESGFTRIVASRLFDVKLEEVK; encoded by the coding sequence GTGAAACGTGAGATCATATCGCGTCCTGCGGTGGTTGAACCCATCACAGATTGTTCCATCAGCGACGTAAAAGTCTGGCTACAGACACAGGCTATTCAGCACAACCTGAGGTGGCTGCTGGCGCACGCTGACGACGGTGTGATCTGGGGTGAGCTGCGCGATGGACAGTTGGTCACATCTGACAGCGTGGTGCCCGAAGTGTCTCCACCCCTTCGCGCCGAGACGCTGCAGCAGGCGCGATTATTCGCCATTCACGCCGAACTCCTGCTCTGGCGGGATGGCGACAACCGGTGGCGTGCGCGTTTGATTCGCGACGCAGCAGAAGGAGAAGACTATGCGTTCACCGACGCCATTGATGAACCGCAGATTCTCTGGGGCACCGATCCCCAGCCACTCGCCAACGGCTTCACGCTGATGAGCGATGGCGCACAAGGACTGCGCCATGCCATCCCGCTCGCTGTGAGAGGGAAATTTGACGAATCAAGCCGCCCCCTGCGCCTCTGGGTGCGACATTATCTGCAAGACGATGAAAGTGGTTTCACCCGCATCGTCGCCAGCCGACTCTTCGACGTGAAATTGGAGGAAGTAAAATGA
- a CDS encoding TIGR03986 family CRISPR-associated RAMP protein, whose product MESGHIGGKHPKHWHCAIYQPDPKRPLIPIPDELWQIYQEDRDLTRGLPTRPLTRDGDPLFYLVDGAGNLVFFGPTMMFRLPYQRSIHQLIPEPLRDPLQVDYADAIFGFVRSKDDFPATQLPPQGDKRRAYAGRVFVTDAVLEEGQTDYWLSDKPITPKILATPKPTAFQHYLTQQEPDDKNRLDHYDSPPPHETVIRGHKRYWHQGLSTDEGLTLDQMRERIEEKRAGLRELETSTQHTQLRPVKPGVRFKFRIYFENLSDRELGALCWTLHPLGNPAKTYCHHLGMGKPLGMGAVKLEATLYLTDRPKRYSSLFEDDHWHTGVTDSGQSLSDRSTLERLTQAFEQHILGTLGLNNRRHLSEIKRIGMLLKMMEWPGYPPVPNIPPFLTVQNRPNTRYMTIQPKNEYRERPVLPDPSAFDPTLQKLAEPDTGNSRGSACG is encoded by the coding sequence GTGGAGTCAGGTCACATAGGTGGCAAGCATCCCAAGCACTGGCATTGTGCAATCTACCAGCCTGATCCCAAGCGGCCACTTATTCCTATACCAGATGAGCTGTGGCAGATATATCAGGAGGATCGGGATTTGACTCGTGGATTGCCTACTCGCCCATTAACCAGAGATGGTGATCCTCTTTTCTACCTGGTCGATGGGGCGGGTAATCTTGTATTCTTCGGACCTACGATGATGTTTCGCCTCCCCTATCAGCGATCAATTCATCAGTTGATCCCTGAACCGCTCCGAGACCCATTACAGGTTGACTATGCAGATGCAATATTCGGGTTTGTGAGGAGCAAAGACGACTTCCCAGCTACACAACTACCGCCGCAAGGCGACAAGCGTCGCGCTTACGCCGGACGCGTATTTGTAACCGATGCCGTGTTGGAAGAAGGCCAGACTGACTACTGGCTGTCCGATAAACCAATCACTCCCAAGATCCTCGCGACACCCAAACCCACCGCTTTTCAGCATTACCTGACCCAACAGGAGCCCGACGATAAGAACCGACTTGATCACTACGATAGCCCACCACCGCATGAAACTGTGATCCGCGGGCACAAACGCTACTGGCATCAGGGACTGAGTACGGACGAGGGATTGACGCTCGATCAAATGAGGGAGCGGATCGAGGAAAAGAGGGCGGGGCTCCGCGAGTTAGAAACCAGCACCCAACATACGCAACTTAGGCCTGTAAAACCAGGCGTGAGATTTAAGTTCCGGATCTACTTCGAAAACCTTTCTGACCGTGAGTTGGGGGCATTGTGCTGGACGCTACACCCGTTGGGCAATCCAGCGAAGACCTACTGTCATCATCTCGGCATGGGCAAGCCCCTGGGTATGGGAGCAGTAAAGCTGGAGGCCACACTGTATTTGACAGATCGTCCAAAGCGCTACAGCTCACTCTTTGAAGACGATCACTGGCACACGGGAGTTACAGATTCCGGCCAATCGCTTTCCGATCGGTCAACATTGGAAAGGCTCACGCAGGCCTTTGAGCAACACATCCTCGGCACGCTCGGGTTGAATAACCGCCGTCATCTTTCCGAAATCAAGCGTATTGGGATGCTCCTGAAGATGATGGAATGGCCCGGGTATCCGCCCGTTCCAAACATACCTCCCTTCTTGACAGTGCAAAACCGACCTAATACGCGGTACATGACCATTCAACCCAAAAATGAGTACCGCGAGCGTCCGGTTTTGCCCGACCCATCCGCGTTCGACCCAACTCTCCAGAAACTGGCAGAGCCGGATACTGGCAATTCGCGAGGTTCGGCTTGTGGATGA
- a CDS encoding RAMP superfamily CRISPR-associated protein — protein MSNRQKLNLPKHKNPSSHRIASAPYNFVPLPEKVVTVVENANELPDHDRYDPDRHTGYFEVTLTTKSPLYVRCPLTREEFDLEEQNKDRHGRAVDDRTRYTDRIKNTPDFFYTRDRNRPVIPGSSLRGMLRSVLEIVSYGKMQWVTDKRLIYRAVGDPSSLGDHYRQQMLGPNRAASPDMHFDYPSPQVKGGYLRKTDTGWAIQPAQEIMGETFVHVEYDHAEPIIGGHGRQRVHDVFVQPAQRTPSSRGRHGRGNLTLDLAITQKVSASPDPDLVPAKLVLRHRKILGLSWVGGMG, from the coding sequence ATGAGCAATCGTCAGAAGTTAAATCTACCCAAACATAAAAATCCCTCCTCCCATCGCATCGCCAGCGCACCTTATAACTTTGTACCATTGCCCGAAAAGGTAGTGACGGTGGTGGAAAACGCCAATGAATTACCTGACCACGACCGCTATGACCCTGACCGACACACAGGTTATTTTGAGGTGACACTGACCACGAAATCTCCTTTGTATGTACGATGTCCGCTCACCCGCGAGGAATTTGACCTGGAGGAACAAAACAAAGACAGGCACGGTCGTGCAGTCGACGATCGGACACGTTACACCGATCGCATCAAAAACACACCCGATTTCTTCTACACCCGCGACCGCAACCGCCCCGTCATTCCCGGCAGCAGCCTGCGCGGGATGCTCCGCAGTGTGCTGGAGATTGTGAGCTACGGAAAAATGCAATGGGTCACGGATAAAAGGCTCATCTATCGAGCTGTTGGTGATCCTTCATCGTTAGGTGATCATTATCGTCAGCAGATGCTCGGGCCTAATAGAGCCGCAAGTCCGGACATGCATTTCGACTATCCATCTCCACAGGTAAAGGGTGGATATTTGCGAAAAACAGATACTGGATGGGCTATCCAGCCCGCTCAGGAGATAATGGGCGAGACGTTTGTTCATGTCGAATACGATCACGCTGAGCCTATTATTGGAGGACACGGTCGGCAACGAGTACACGACGTGTTTGTTCAGCCAGCTCAACGAACACCTTCCAGCCGTGGGCGACATGGTCGGGGTAATTTAACCTTGGACCTAGCGATAACACAGAAAGTATCGGCTTCGCCAGATCCCGATCTGGTTCCAGCCAAACTAGTGCTCCGTCACAGGAAAATTTTGGGATTGTCTTGGGTGGGTGGGATGGGATAG
- a CDS encoding RAMP superfamily CRISPR-associated protein: MRVIIYRITLLEPTLVTAIQGDPNEGVAFDYIPGSTLRGAIIKKYLRTNHLTELDSADPHIRRLFIDGTTSYLNGYPLDSLDKRTLPTPLSWHREKGNEQEIFDFAAELPDLPDDKQWQWVGTPFCSLGEPKDESKRKVQLVRPDRHIAVHTARTRRFGRAMPANMIDSSKGDVPGAVYRYDALAGGQKFEAITICGNDADAQEIRSLLNGEVMLGGSRSGGYGRATLEVIREESTESWREVGLPFVTEVDDKLIITFLSDALIRDGNGQFTIDPLVVTEALSQRLGVPLKLQQAFLRGEIVGGFNRKWGLPLPQALALRMGSVFVFDKPDCDKSKLRQLELQGIGERRAEGFGRIAINWHPGAKLEVDPTPPSQTIRPAQIPSDSDSQRLLKQMAERMLRLRLDERLIARTNDIHIINPPSNAQISRLRSILHDELMKETPSTQRILEFLNRIRERNTARRQFERARIETKSLLNWLEETLQDSTWETRFGFQQTDAPRIGSIQASLTDALRIEYLIRLVDAVLARAVKENRKEAK, from the coding sequence ATGAGGGTCATTATTTACCGCATCACGTTGCTTGAGCCAACGCTAGTGACCGCGATTCAGGGCGACCCAAACGAGGGGGTTGCGTTTGATTATATTCCGGGCAGCACCCTGCGCGGGGCAATCATCAAGAAATACCTTCGTACCAACCACCTAACCGAACTGGATAGTGCCGATCCTCATATTCGCCGGCTCTTCATCGACGGCACAACGTCCTACCTCAACGGCTATCCGCTCGACAGCCTGGACAAACGCACCTTGCCCACGCCGTTATCGTGGCATCGCGAGAAAGGCAATGAACAGGAGATTTTCGATTTCGCAGCAGAGCTGCCGGATCTTCCAGACGACAAACAGTGGCAATGGGTCGGAACGCCGTTCTGCTCACTGGGAGAACCGAAAGATGAAAGCAAGCGAAAGGTGCAGCTGGTTCGGCCAGACCGTCACATTGCCGTGCATACCGCGCGCACCCGCCGATTCGGACGAGCCATGCCAGCTAATATGATCGATTCCTCGAAGGGCGATGTGCCGGGGGCCGTTTATCGCTACGATGCCCTGGCCGGGGGGCAGAAATTCGAGGCCATCACGATCTGCGGCAACGATGCCGACGCCCAGGAAATTCGGTCGCTGCTTAACGGGGAGGTTATGCTAGGCGGCTCGCGCAGTGGCGGCTATGGACGCGCCACGCTCGAAGTCATCCGTGAGGAGAGCACAGAGAGTTGGCGGGAAGTGGGACTCCCGTTCGTAACTGAAGTGGACGACAAGCTCATCATCACCTTCTTGAGCGATGCGCTGATCCGCGACGGAAACGGTCAGTTCACTATTGATCCGCTTGTTGTCACGGAAGCATTATCGCAGCGTCTGGGCGTTCCATTGAAATTGCAACAGGCATTCCTGCGTGGGGAAATCGTTGGCGGGTTCAACCGCAAGTGGGGCCTGCCGCTCCCACAAGCGCTTGCCCTCAGAATGGGCAGTGTGTTCGTGTTTGATAAACCAGACTGTGATAAAAGCAAACTGAGGCAGCTGGAGTTACAGGGCATCGGAGAGCGGCGGGCGGAAGGCTTCGGACGTATAGCCATCAATTGGCATCCAGGAGCGAAGTTGGAGGTAGATCCCACTCCGCCCTCGCAAACTATTCGTCCCGCGCAAATTCCGTCGGATTCGGACAGCCAGAGGCTGCTGAAACAGATGGCGGAAAGAATGCTGCGACTGCGGTTGGACGAACGGTTGATCGCTCGGACCAATGATATTCATATCATCAATCCTCCAAGCAACGCCCAAATCTCAAGGTTGCGAAGTATTCTTCATGATGAGCTAATGAAAGAAACTCCCTCCACGCAACGAATCCTCGAGTTCCTGAACAGAATCAGGGAACGCAATACGGCACGCAGACAATTCGAGCGAGCTCGGATAGAAACGAAGTCCTTGTTGAACTGGCTTGAAGAGACACTTCAGGACTCCACCTGGGAAACAAGGTTCGGATTTCAACAGACTGACGCTCCCCGGATCGGCAGCATCCAGGCAAGTCTCACTGATGCGCTTCGCATCGAGTATCTTATACGTCTGGTCGATGCAGTGCTGGCCCGCGCCGTCAAAGAAAACCGAAAGGAGGCGAAATAG
- a CDS encoding helix-turn-helix domain-containing protein, with amino-acid sequence MRKKYIVRLTEEERQKCQEVIRKLKGTSQKVRRAQILLKADADGPAWTDQQIAEAFGCRRQTVEKIRQRFVERGFEETLEGKSRSGPPANKILDGEVEAKIIATRLGPPPAGYGQWTLRLLARRLVELKVVESISHETVRRALKKTRSRRGRFSTG; translated from the coding sequence ATGCGAAAGAAGTATATTGTCCGGCTGACCGAGGAAGAACGTCAGAAATGCCAGGAGGTCATTCGCAAGCTGAAGGGGACCAGCCAGAAGGTCCGTCGCGCTCAGATTCTGCTGAAGGCGGACGCGGACGGTCCGGCCTGGACGGACCAACAGATTGCCGAAGCGTTCGGGTGTCGGCGACAGACGGTGGAGAAGATTCGTCAGCGTTTTGTGGAACGGGGTTTTGAGGAGACGCTGGAAGGGAAGAGCCGGTCGGGGCCACCAGCGAACAAGATTCTGGATGGGGAGGTGGAAGCGAAAATCATTGCCACCCGTTTGGGGCCGCCGCCTGCGGGTTACGGTCAGTGGACGCTTCGCCTCCTGGCCCGTCGGTTGGTGGAGCTGAAAGTGGTGGAATCGATCAGCCACGAGACAGTACGCCGGGCGCTAAAAAAAACGAGATCACGGCGCGGAAGATTCAGTACTGGGTGA
- a CDS encoding zinc ribbon domain-containing protein, producing the protein MKKSGVPTSPPPGPQAKTPWPRVETEACARCGAPLEPADRFCPACGAVHQPPSLPTQARRAFQETITCDNCGATLHIRPDQRSYTCEYCGSTYVLDFAPELTGRQAPEFVLGFAISPNEARQLFLKWMERRVGSAPAAFREAVRRADIRGVYIPFWSFSMLAESQWQATIGEYWYRTETYTTYQNGKLVTKTRTVRETEWWPLAGKYHQYVSGYLVSASRNVPQQVADRLIPFHLAGLRRYDPAYLAGWACEEYVVDRPEAESRCKEYFRQYQEQCVAAFLPGDTYRGLVVDTQFSQEASDLILLPIYVMRFDYAGKTYRVWMNGQTGAIAGEVPRFWGRWIIVGLIVLAALLALGFLVTRLWG; encoded by the coding sequence GTGAAAAAATCCGGGGTTCCCACCTCACCACCTCCTGGACCGCAGGCCAAAACCCCTTGGCCCCGTGTGGAAACGGAGGCCTGCGCCCGTTGCGGGGCTCCCCTGGAACCGGCCGACCGATTCTGTCCCGCCTGCGGCGCTGTCCACCAGCCCCCGTCTTTGCCCACGCAGGCCAGGCGGGCATTTCAGGAGACGATCACCTGCGACAATTGCGGGGCAACCCTGCACATCCGGCCCGACCAGCGCAGCTACACCTGCGAGTACTGCGGCAGCACCTATGTGCTCGACTTTGCCCCCGAACTGACTGGTCGCCAGGCCCCGGAGTTCGTGCTCGGCTTTGCCATTTCGCCGAATGAGGCCAGGCAACTTTTTTTGAAGTGGATGGAACGCCGTGTCGGGAGTGCTCCGGCAGCCTTCCGTGAAGCCGTCCGGCGTGCCGATATTCGCGGCGTTTACATTCCCTTCTGGTCGTTCTCCATGCTGGCGGAAAGCCAGTGGCAGGCCACCATCGGTGAGTACTGGTATCGCACCGAAACGTACACCACCTACCAGAACGGAAAGCTGGTCACCAAGACCCGCACCGTTCGAGAAACCGAATGGTGGCCTCTGGCAGGGAAATATCACCAGTATGTGAGCGGGTATCTTGTGTCGGCCAGCAGAAATGTGCCGCAGCAGGTGGCCGACCGCCTCATCCCTTTTCATTTGGCCGGTCTCCGGCGGTATGACCCCGCTTATCTGGCAGGATGGGCCTGCGAAGAGTACGTCGTCGATCGGCCGGAAGCCGAGTCCCGCTGCAAGGAATATTTCCGGCAGTATCAGGAGCAGTGCGTCGCGGCGTTTCTACCGGGCGATACTTACCGCGGTTTAGTCGTGGATACTCAATTTTCACAGGAAGCCTCCGATCTCATTCTGCTGCCCATCTATGTCATGCGCTTCGACTATGCGGGCAAGACATATCGAGTATGGATGAACGGCCAAACGGGGGCTATTGCGGGAGAGGTGCCGCGATTCTGGGGACGGTGGATCATTGTCGGCCTGATTGTGCTGGCGGCGCTTCTCGCACTGGGATTTCTTGTCACTCGTCTGTGGGGATAG
- a CDS encoding RAMP superfamily CRISPR-associated protein — protein MKLQLRIELKSDATFGRGDGVVGLVDEEVEHDASTGLPFLRGRTLKGLLAEECANILYALRRQNSLAYFRLEDAARFLFGQPGSTLKDEARMHVGPALLPEELRAAIEADIRQGILKPAHVLEALTAIRRQTAVDEKTGAPEEGSLRSMRVVLRTTPFIAELNFDEEPDQTAKALLAACILSLRRAGTGRNRGRGRLTARLHDDRGNDITDECFQHFRQLVKLANGETL, from the coding sequence GTGAAATTGCAACTCCGCATAGAACTCAAGAGCGATGCGACCTTCGGCCGGGGCGACGGTGTGGTTGGACTCGTGGACGAAGAGGTGGAACACGATGCCTCCACCGGGTTGCCCTTTCTCCGAGGGCGTACGCTGAAGGGTTTGCTGGCTGAGGAATGCGCCAACATCCTGTACGCACTCCGCCGGCAGAATTCGCTCGCGTACTTCCGGCTCGAAGACGCGGCAAGGTTCCTCTTCGGGCAACCAGGCAGCACCTTAAAGGACGAAGCGAGGATGCATGTCGGTCCGGCACTGCTGCCTGAGGAATTACGAGCCGCCATCGAGGCAGATATCCGCCAAGGCATTCTGAAACCGGCGCATGTTCTGGAAGCACTTACCGCGATCCGCCGCCAGACAGCAGTGGACGAAAAAACAGGTGCCCCTGAGGAAGGCAGTCTCCGCTCTATGCGGGTCGTGCTGCGCACTACGCCCTTCATTGCAGAGTTGAATTTCGATGAAGAACCGGATCAGACGGCGAAGGCCCTTCTTGCCGCGTGCATTTTGTCTTTGCGTCGCGCTGGCACAGGCCGCAATCGTGGACGAGGGCGGCTCACGGCACGATTGCACGACGACCGGGGCAACGACATCACCGATGAGTGCTTTCAGCACTTCCGCCAACTTGTGAAGCTTGCGAATGGAGAAACATTATGA